One segment of Methanolinea mesophila DNA contains the following:
- a CDS encoding chemotaxis protein CheC, translating into MLLNSQQCDALRELGNIGAAHAATTLSTMLMTNIEMDVPDIKVIDISQVHQYVSDELAALVLFEITGEVSGGGYVLLHIPKNSVIRLTNAMLGMTEQDRELTEMDESALLEIGNIMVSAFLDATAGLLNIIMLPSPPSLTIDMPHAAVQSILASEGFMDINEVVLFRTELRSDQHKIINNLFLLPNEPMLDEIVTMLENLLTTASESPGTS; encoded by the coding sequence ATGTTATTGAACAGCCAGCAATGTGATGCACTGAGGGAACTTGGAAATATCGGGGCGGCCCATGCCGCAACAACCCTCTCGACCATGCTCATGACCAATATCGAGATGGATGTACCGGATATCAAGGTGATCGATATCTCGCAGGTTCACCAGTATGTCAGCGACGAGCTCGCCGCACTGGTCCTCTTCGAGATCACAGGAGAGGTTTCGGGCGGAGGATACGTACTTCTGCACATCCCCAAGAATTCGGTCATCCGGCTCACCAATGCGATGCTTGGCATGACGGAGCAGGACCGTGAACTGACTGAGATGGACGAGAGTGCGCTCCTCGAGATCGGCAATATCATGGTCTCTGCGTTCCTGGACGCGACGGCAGGGCTGCTCAATATCATCATGCTCCCCTCCCCTCCGTCTCTCACCATCGATATGCCGCATGCCGCAGTTCAAAGTATCCTGGCGTCGGAAGGATTTATGGATATCAACGAAGTAGTCCTCTTCCGGACGGAACTGCGGAGCGATCAGCACAAGATCATCAATAACCTGTTCCTCCTGCCGAACGAGCCTATGCTCGACGAGATCGTGACAATGCTCGAAAACCTCTTAACCACCGCATCGGAGTCCCCGGGTACTTCATGA
- a CDS encoding chemotaxis protein CheD, which yields MSKEQPDPQTVIIGIGEFLVGKLPMSSIGLGSCIGLVLHSRTGGIGGMAHVMLPDSQGREDRPGKFADTAVEILVSELSAAGCRPSQMVAKIAGGASMFKGFSGNLNIGERNTEAVLVALKGKNIEVAGKDVGGTMGRTVTYYPALGGRMVVRSADGTLKEL from the coding sequence ATGAGTAAAGAACAGCCTGATCCCCAGACGGTAATAATCGGCATCGGTGAGTTCCTGGTAGGAAAATTACCGATGTCGTCCATAGGCCTCGGATCCTGCATAGGCCTTGTGTTGCATTCCCGTACCGGAGGCATCGGGGGGATGGCACACGTGATGCTGCCCGATTCCCAGGGGAGGGAGGACCGGCCGGGTAAATTCGCCGATACCGCGGTTGAGATCCTGGTAAGCGAACTCTCCGCTGCCGGGTGCAGGCCCTCACAGATGGTGGCCAAGATCGCAGGCGGCGCCTCGATGTTCAAGGGTTTTTCGGGGAATCTCAACATCGGAGAGCGGAATACCGAAGCTGTTCTCGTGGCCCTGAAAGGGAAAAATATCGAAGTGGCCGGAAAAGACGTGGGCGGGACGATGGGAAGAACGGTCACATACTATCCGGCACTCGGGGGAAGAATGGTAGTCCGCTCTGCCGATGGAACGTTAAAAGAGTTGTAG
- a CDS encoding pyruvoyl-dependent arginine decarboxylase: protein MAVPTKVFFTKGMGVHKDRLASFELALRKANIEKYNLVYVSSIFPPNCRQVSVEEGTNLLEAGEITYCVMAKNETNEPNRLISAAVGLALPKEPNSYGYLSEHHAFGETAERTGDYAEDLAATMLATTLGIEFDIDMAWQEREQIYKASGKIIKTQQVCQTAQGDKSGLWTTVIAAAVFIP from the coding sequence ATGGCAGTGCCGACTAAGGTCTTTTTCACCAAGGGGATGGGTGTCCATAAAGACCGTCTCGCCTCTTTTGAACTTGCCCTGCGGAAGGCGAATATCGAGAAGTACAACCTGGTATATGTCTCGAGTATCTTTCCGCCCAATTGCCGGCAGGTATCAGTCGAAGAAGGAACAAACCTGCTGGAAGCGGGCGAGATAACCTATTGCGTCATGGCAAAGAACGAAACGAACGAACCGAACAGGCTGATTTCAGCCGCAGTCGGTCTCGCACTTCCAAAAGAACCCAACTCATACGGGTATCTCTCGGAACATCATGCATTCGGAGAGACCGCCGAGAGAACCGGCGATTACGCGGAGGATCTTGCGGCAACAATGCTCGCCACCACGCTGGGTATCGAGTTCGATATCGACATGGCATGGCAGGAGCGGGAGCAGATCTATAAAGCGAGCGGGAAGATTATCAAAACCCAGCAGGTATGCCAGACGGCACAGGGCGATAAAAGCGGGTTATGGACCACGGTGATAGCGGCCGCGGTATTTATTCCTTGA